The Treponema sp. OMZ 790 genome includes the window GTTGGTTCAAAACCTGCCCCTTATAAGGAAGAGCTGTCAATACTCTGTCAAAGGCAGAAATCCTATCTGTAGTTACAATCAAGCGTTTTCCTGCTTCCGGCGAATACCAATCCCTGACCTTTCCGGTTTGTTTTGAAGGGAGCGGTAAATTAGATTCTCTAAAAGCTGCATTTCGTGAAATCATTTTAAACTCCTTTAGTTTAAAGTCGGTTTTTCAAGTATATATGAAGCCCCATAAACTTTCAAGTATCCGCATATATTTACAACCCCGCCGATAGAAGAAAAGAAGAATTTTATCTATAATAAAACAATGAGAAAGATAGCAATAGTCGCTGGAGGCTCAAGCGGTATAGGTCTTGAAATTACAAAAGCACTGATTGTAAAAGATTATTTTGTGTATACCATGAGCCGCAGAGAATTTGCGGGTTTACCGCAAGATAAAACTAATCATATTTCAGTTGATGTTACGGACGAAGCAAAACTGACAGCGGCTTTTGCCGATATTTGGGAAAAGGAAGGACGGATTGATTTAGCCGTATGCGCATCGGGATTCGGCATTTCGGGAGCTGTAGAGTTTACAAGACTCGAAGAGGCAAAAAAGCAAATGGATGTAAATTTTTTCGGAGCTTTTTTGTTTATAAAAACTTCAGCTTCGTATATGCGCCCCCAGTCTTTCGGAAAGATATTTGTAATCAGCTCCATAGCAGGAGAAATTGCAATTCCTTTTCAAGCCTTTTATTCGGCATCAAAGGCTGCCTTGGGAAAACTCTTAGAAGCCTTTCATGCAGAACTTCAGCCCTTCGGAGTAAATTGCGCCCTCATAATGCCCGGAGATGTTGCTACTCCTTTTACGGCAGCAAGAAATAAGTCAAATCTTGGAGATGATGTTTATAAGGGCAGAATTTCAAAAAGCGTTTCTAAAATGGAAAAAGACGAGCAAAAGGGAATGGATCCTAAAAGGCTGGGAAACTTCGTTGCCTCCCTTGCTGAAAAACGAAAGATAAAATTTTTCTATCCATATGACGGAACTTATGCCTTTCTCCTTCTACTTTATAGGATTTTACCCCGGAGGCTCGCCTTCTTTATCGTAAAAAAACTATATGCCGAATAAGGGCGCTATCAAGGCTTTAAGCCTTGACAGCAAAATAAAGATTGTTATGCCTTAAAATGTCATAACTTTTTCTTCAATAAGCACCTCCTCCTTAGCCTCGGCCTTATTGCCCGCATTTTTAAAAACGGGTTTGAATTCCACATGCTCTGCGACGACTTTTACCTTACTATAGTTTTTGCCGTCAGTACCTACCCATCTGTCCTGCTTAATTCTGCCCACAACGCGGACTCCCCTGCCCTTAGCCCCGTTTTGCTCACATAATTTTGCAAGGCTGGCCCATGTTTCCACATCAAAATAGGAAGTCTCCTGCACAAACTCATCATCTTTTTTATAATTCCTGTTTGAAGCAATAGAAAAAGTACATAAAGCTGTTCCGTTTGCAGTAGTTTTTAAAACAGGTTCCCTCACCATGTTTCCCTCAATAATAAGCGAATTTAATGATTTCATTTCATACCTCCAAAAATCAAAAAAAATCTCAATTTGAACTCTTGTTCAATAATGTTGGTAAAAGCTCAAGCGCGGCGCCGTTCCTTCGCTTTCACTTAATTATATGCTTATAAATGCAATTTTTAGTAAAATTTTAAAAATATTTTTTTAAAATTAAACATAAAAAAACTCTTTTTTAAAAGCTTACCTCTTATTGACTGAATATGTAAAAATATGGTATTGTATTTTCCTATATTTATATTCTAAATCATTAAAAAAGGATGGGTTATATGAATTTTATGCCTTTATTGCAAGGAGCTCCTCAAGGCGGTTTCGGCTCCTTCGGTTTTTTAATACCAATGCTCTTGGTTTTCGTTATTTTTTATTTTTTGCTTATCCGCCCACAGAAAAAGGAACAGCAAAAAACTGAAAGAATGATCGCTCAACTTCAAAAGGGTGACAAAATCATCACCATCGGCGGCATTCACGGTGTTGTAAGCTCAACAAAAGAAAAGACTCTTATCATAAAAGTTGATGACAACTGCAAAATCGAAATAAACCGTTCTGCAGTAGGTGCCGTTTTAAAAGACGAGCCGCCCAAACCCGATTTTGCCGGCGAAAGTGAAAAGAAAAAACCTTTATTCGGAAAAAAAACAAACGATTCCGAAAACACCGATAACGCCTCACAAAACGAATCAAAATAAAACGATTTGCGGTTTTAAATTAAAACCGCAAAGGGAGATAAATAATGAGTAAAAGAGTTAGATTTATCATTGTTCTTCTTGTTATTGCTTTGTGCTTTGCTTTTCTGTATCCTACCCTTAAATGGTATTTTTGGACAAATCAGGAAGATAAAGCCTTGGCACTGGCATCCAGAGAAAAGATTAAAGACTATTCCGAAAACATGGCCAGAGCTGATGTTGACAAGCTAATCGATATGGCCGTATCAAATTCACAAGAACCCCTTTCGGAAAACTACGCACCTCTTATTAAAGAGGCAAAAGCCCGAAGAAAGGCTCTCGGTATGGAAATTCCGGCCCAATGGACGGCCCAAGATGTTGCAGCCAGCTTTAAACTTTCTTCCAAAGAAAAGTTTATTCCTACAGCTCAACCCCTCTTGGAAACCGCATATAGGGATTCAATTTTGGGTATAAAAAACTACCAGACAAATGCCGTAAAGTTAGGACTTGACCTTTCAGGTGGTATGTTGGTAATTATCAAAGCCGACTTAGATGCAGCTATTTCTGCAGACGGGGCAAGTACCGAAACTATAGCCGATTCCAAAAAAGCTGCTATGGATTTGGCAATGGACACCCTCAGAAGCCGAATCGACAAATTCGGTCTTACGGATCCCGTTATCCGCCGTCAAGGTGAAGACAGAATCTACATCGAGATGCCCGGAGCTGCCGATGCAGATAAGATAAACTCAATTATCATGGGACGCGGTATTTTGGCTTTTCATATAGTGGATGATGAAGCCACTCAGACCTTTAGAGAATACTACCGAAACAACCCCGGAAAAACATTCGATGCAGAATACAACCTCTTAAATCCCTCAATTATCCCTCAGGATTGTATGGTTTTAGGCGTATATCACAAAGACGCATACGGAATCGATGAAAGAGACGATAGAGAACCCTTCTTGGTCGTAAAAAAACAAGCAGGCCTTGAAGGTAAGCATTTGGTAAGCGTAAATACTTCAGCAGATCAGAGATCAAACAATCCTCTTGTTAACTTTTCTCTTGATGACGAAGGAGCAAAAATCTTTGCAGAATTGACAACAAACAATGTAGGTAAACGCCTTGCTATCGTTTCAGACAACAAGATAAAATCGGCTCCAAACCTTAAAGAAGCTATCACGGGAGGAGCAGGAAGCATAAGCGGAATGTCCGCAACAGAGGCAAATAACCTCAAAACCGTTTTAAGGACTGCGTGGCTAAATGTTCCGCTCCAGCTTGAAACACAGCAAGTTGTAGGAGCCAGCTTAGGTGATGAGAAAATTAACGAAGGTATTATGGCTTTACAGTGGGGTTTAATTGCCGTTTTGGTCTTCATGCTTGTATTTTACAAAGAAGCCGGAATCAACGCATGTATTGCTCAAATTTTGAACCTTTATATAATGTTCAGTATCCTTTCGGCTTTCAACTTAACCCTTACATTACCAAGTATTGCCGGTATGATTTTAACTATCGGTATGGCCGTAGACGCCAATGTTGTAGTTTTTGAAAGAATAAAAGAAGAACTAAAATTAGGTAAAACAAGAGAAGCAGCCATAAACGCCGGTTTTGAACACGCTTTTTCTGCTATTATGGACTCAAATATCACTACCTTTATAGCAGCTTTCTTCCTATCCATCCTCGGAACAGGCCCAATTAAAGGTTTTGCATACAGTTTGGCCATAGGTGTTGTATCCTCAGTCTTTACCGCCTTATTTGTTTCACGCTTAATATTCGACTTCGGAACACAAACCCTAAAATTAAATAAGATTCATATCAGCTGGAGGAAGTTAGAAAATGAAAAAAATAATTAGTTTTTCGAAATTTTTCATTCCGGGCATTATTCTCAGTATAGGTCTCATGGTTTTTGGAATTGTAGGCTATTTTACCAAAGGTATAAATTTCGGTATAGACTTTCAAGCAGGTTTTATCGAAAAGGTAAAAATAGCACCTACGGCAGTAGAACTATCATATGAAGGCCCTTTAACGGTTTCATTTTCGCAAAACATATCGGATATTTCTATCACAACCACTTCTTTGGATGGTGAAAATAAGTCCTATGTTTTCAATTTTGCCGATAATCCGACTATTCAGGAGTTTGCCGACAGCATCTCACAAATCGAAGGTTTAAAGGTAAAAACCATCGCTTCGGGAAATGTGCTTCTTAAAGATTTATTTTCAGATTCGGAGTCCTCTCCCCGGCTTTCGGCTGATGTGTTCAGACTTCACAATTTGGATAAGGGTTTAAAACCGATAAGCACCGACGAAGTTCGCCACGCTCTTTCTTCAATACCCTCAGTTTCTGTTCAGCAATTGGGAGTACCTGAAGACAGGTATTTTCAGATAAGACTTGCCGATGACGGAAAATATGAAAATGCAAACAAAGAATTGCGTGCGATTATAAGCTCTGCCTTGGATGCAGCCTATGGGCCTGAAAACATTGCAGTTATGGGAACAGACTTTGTAGGTTCGCGCTTTTCTTCTTCATTGGCTAAGCAAGCAATCTTATTGGTCGGAGGAGCCTTGGTCTTAATATTTGTTTACGCCATGTTCCGTTTCCAGTGGAATTTTTCGCTTGCCGCGATATTAGCCCTTCTCCACGATACTATAATCATGATTATGTTTATCTCGTGGACTCAGATGGAGTTTAACTCGACAACCATAGCGGCAATTCTTACGATTATCGGTTATTCTATAAACGATACAATCGTTATCTTTGACCGTATCCGCGAAAAGATTAACCTTGAACCCAAGCTTGAATGTAATGAAGTTTTGGATAAGGCTTTGAGTGAGGTGTTTACAAGAACAATTATTACAACCCTCACAACGATGGCGGCGGTTGTAGCCCTTTATGTATTCACTACCGATTCAATGAAAGACTTTGCTCTGGCATTAATCGTAGGTCTTATAAGCGGCACTTATTCGTCTATTTATATTGCTTCCTACTTTATAGCCCTTACCTCAAAGGGTAAAAAAGCCGGAGAGATGATTACCAGAGGCAAAAAAGCCCCCGGAGAACTTTCGGGAGCTGTTGTATAAGCTTTTAAAGTAAAAACTCTTTAGAACAAATTTAAGATTTGCGGCCGGTTTTTTTTAAAAGATCGGCCGCGTTTTTTATGCCTTGCCGGCTATTTCTTTTAAAGCCTCGGCAGTTTGCTTGATTTCTTCAAAGGTGTTAAAAGAAGAAAAGCTGAATCGGACTATGCCCTGATCTTCGGTGCCGAGCGACTTGTGGACCAAGGGAGCGCAGTG containing:
- a CDS encoding SDR family NAD(P)-dependent oxidoreductase, giving the protein MRKIAIVAGGSSGIGLEITKALIVKDYFVYTMSRREFAGLPQDKTNHISVDVTDEAKLTAAFADIWEKEGRIDLAVCASGFGISGAVEFTRLEEAKKQMDVNFFGAFLFIKTSASYMRPQSFGKIFVISSIAGEIAIPFQAFYSASKAALGKLLEAFHAELQPFGVNCALIMPGDVATPFTAARNKSNLGDDVYKGRISKSVSKMEKDEQKGMDPKRLGNFVASLAEKRKIKFFYPYDGTYAFLLLLYRILPRRLAFFIVKKLYAE
- the yajC gene encoding preprotein translocase subunit YajC, translating into MNFMPLLQGAPQGGFGSFGFLIPMLLVFVIFYFLLIRPQKKEQQKTERMIAQLQKGDKIITIGGIHGVVSSTKEKTLIIKVDDNCKIEINRSAVGAVLKDEPPKPDFAGESEKKKPLFGKKTNDSENTDNASQNESK
- a CDS encoding single-stranded DNA-binding protein, translating into MKSLNSLIIEGNMVREPVLKTTANGTALCTFSIASNRNYKKDDEFVQETSYFDVETWASLAKLCEQNGAKGRGVRVVGRIKQDRWVGTDGKNYSKVKVVAEHVEFKPVFKNAGNKAEAKEEVLIEEKVMTF
- the secF gene encoding protein translocase subunit SecF, yielding MKKIISFSKFFIPGIILSIGLMVFGIVGYFTKGINFGIDFQAGFIEKVKIAPTAVELSYEGPLTVSFSQNISDISITTTSLDGENKSYVFNFADNPTIQEFADSISQIEGLKVKTIASGNVLLKDLFSDSESSPRLSADVFRLHNLDKGLKPISTDEVRHALSSIPSVSVQQLGVPEDRYFQIRLADDGKYENANKELRAIISSALDAAYGPENIAVMGTDFVGSRFSSSLAKQAILLVGGALVLIFVYAMFRFQWNFSLAAILALLHDTIIMIMFISWTQMEFNSTTIAAILTIIGYSINDTIVIFDRIREKINLEPKLECNEVLDKALSEVFTRTIITTLTTMAAVVALYVFTTDSMKDFALALIVGLISGTYSSIYIASYFIALTSKGKKAGEMITRGKKAPGELSGAVV
- the secD gene encoding protein translocase subunit SecD, producing the protein MSKRVRFIIVLLVIALCFAFLYPTLKWYFWTNQEDKALALASREKIKDYSENMARADVDKLIDMAVSNSQEPLSENYAPLIKEAKARRKALGMEIPAQWTAQDVAASFKLSSKEKFIPTAQPLLETAYRDSILGIKNYQTNAVKLGLDLSGGMLVIIKADLDAAISADGASTETIADSKKAAMDLAMDTLRSRIDKFGLTDPVIRRQGEDRIYIEMPGAADADKINSIIMGRGILAFHIVDDEATQTFREYYRNNPGKTFDAEYNLLNPSIIPQDCMVLGVYHKDAYGIDERDDREPFLVVKKQAGLEGKHLVSVNTSADQRSNNPLVNFSLDDEGAKIFAELTTNNVGKRLAIVSDNKIKSAPNLKEAITGGAGSISGMSATEANNLKTVLRTAWLNVPLQLETQQVVGASLGDEKINEGIMALQWGLIAVLVFMLVFYKEAGINACIAQILNLYIMFSILSAFNLTLTLPSIAGMILTIGMAVDANVVVFERIKEELKLGKTREAAINAGFEHAFSAIMDSNITTFIAAFFLSILGTGPIKGFAYSLAIGVVSSVFTALFVSRLIFDFGTQTLKLNKIHISWRKLENEKNN